The following are encoded together in the Clostridium sp. BJN0013 genome:
- a CDS encoding PFL family protein, which yields MINTKNILETINMIHRENLDIRTITMGISLLDCIDSDGKKARTKIYDKITTCAENLVKTAQEIEVEYGIPIINKRISVTPISLIAQASSDRDYVEYAKILDKVTQTLGIDFIGGFSCLVHKGYSKGDRILIESLPEALSVTEKVCSSVNVATTKAGINMDAVKDMGRIIKQTAYLTRKKESIGCAKLVVFSNAIEDNPFMAGAFHGIGEADCIINVGVSGPGVVKCALEEIKGENFNVVAETIKKTAFKITRMGQLVAAEASRRLKVPFGIVDLSLAPTPAVGDSVARVLEEMGLEGCGCPGTTAALALLNDAVKKGGIMAASQVGGLSGAFIPVSEDEGMINAVNAGSLNLEKLEAMTCVCSVGLDMIGIPGDTPESTLSAIIADEAAIGMINNKTTAIRIIPVYGKKVGEEANFGGLLGKAPIMSVSKFSSEAFVARGGRIPAPVHSFKN from the coding sequence ATGATCAATACTAAGAATATATTGGAAACAATTAATATGATTCATAGAGAAAATTTAGATATAAGAACTATAACCATGGGAATATCCCTTTTAGATTGCATAGATAGTGACGGTAAAAAAGCTCGTACAAAAATATATGATAAAATAACCACCTGCGCTGAAAATTTAGTTAAAACTGCCCAAGAAATCGAAGTAGAATATGGTATTCCTATAATAAATAAAAGAATATCTGTAACTCCTATTTCCCTCATTGCTCAGGCAAGTTCCGATAGAGATTATGTAGAATATGCAAAAATTTTAGATAAGGTAACTCAAACACTGGGTATTGATTTTATTGGAGGTTTCTCATGTCTTGTACATAAAGGCTATTCTAAAGGTGATAGGATATTAATTGAATCCCTGCCAGAGGCACTATCTGTTACTGAAAAAGTATGTTCTTCTGTAAATGTAGCTACTACAAAAGCAGGAATAAACATGGACGCTGTAAAAGATATGGGACGTATAATAAAACAAACTGCCTATCTTACAAGAAAAAAGGAAAGTATAGGCTGTGCTAAACTTGTAGTATTTTCAAATGCCATTGAAGATAACCCCTTCATGGCAGGGGCATTTCATGGAATAGGAGAAGCTGACTGCATAATAAATGTGGGAGTAAGCGGTCCCGGTGTTGTAAAATGTGCACTGGAAGAAATAAAAGGAGAAAATTTTAATGTAGTAGCAGAGACAATAAAGAAGACTGCTTTTAAAATAACAAGGATGGGTCAATTAGTTGCCGCAGAGGCTTCAAGAAGATTAAAAGTTCCCTTTGGTATAGTAGATTTATCCCTAGCACCTACTCCTGCGGTAGGAGACAGTGTGGCTAGAGTTTTAGAAGAAATGGGACTTGAAGGCTGTGGTTGTCCTGGAACTACTGCAGCTCTGGCACTTTTAAATGATGCAGTAAAAAAAGGTGGCATAATGGCTGCTTCTCAAGTGGGGGGATTAAGTGGTGCATTTATACCTGTAAGTGAAGATGAGGGAATGATAAATGCGGTAAATGCAGGTTCTTTAAACCTTGAAAAACTGGAAGCCATGACCTGCGTATGTTCCGTGGGACTGGATATGATAGGAATACCGGGTGATACTCCTGAATCCACCCTATCTGCCATAATTGCAGATGAAGCTGCCATTGGAATGATAAACAATAAAACTACTGCCATAAGGATAATTCCGGTATATGGTAAAAAAGTCGGAGAGGAAGCTAATTTTGGTGGACTTCTGGGTAAGGCTCCTATAATGTCTGTAAGTAAGTTTTCCAGTGAAGCTTTTGTAGCAAGGGGGGGAAGAATTCCTGCTCCTGTTCACAGCTTTAAAAACTAG
- a CDS encoding ABC transporter permease, whose product MFTFHVGPFFEFIVNWLTDNMEPFFHLIKLINSTLIEGLETVLLSVPSIIVIIVFSLLALKLSGKKVAVFTAIGLLFIDCIELWPQTMETLALVIVSTLISLIIGIPLGILASRSEGFNRVIRPILDFMQTMPAFVYLIPAVLFFGMGKVPGAISTVIFSMPPAVRLTNLGIRQVPEDVIEAARSFGSTKSQMLYKVQIPIALPTILAGVNQTIMLSLSMVVISAMIGAGGLGREVYNGITQMEIGSGFESGIAVVILAMVLDRITQSLGHKKK is encoded by the coding sequence TTGTTTACATTTCACGTAGGACCATTTTTTGAATTTATCGTTAATTGGCTAACAGATAATATGGAACCGTTTTTTCACTTAATAAAGTTAATTAACAGTACACTTATAGAGGGATTGGAAACTGTACTTTTATCTGTTCCAAGTATAATTGTTATAATAGTGTTTTCTTTATTGGCTTTAAAATTATCAGGTAAAAAAGTAGCTGTATTTACTGCCATTGGGTTATTATTTATAGATTGTATAGAATTATGGCCTCAGACAATGGAAACACTTGCATTGGTTATTGTTTCAACGTTAATATCTCTAATAATTGGCATACCTCTTGGAATACTGGCATCAAGGAGTGAAGGTTTTAATAGAGTGATACGACCAATATTAGATTTCATGCAGACAATGCCGGCTTTTGTATATTTGATACCGGCGGTTTTATTCTTTGGAATGGGAAAAGTGCCAGGAGCAATTTCAACTGTAATATTTTCTATGCCGCCTGCAGTAAGACTTACCAATTTAGGAATTAGACAAGTACCTGAGGATGTTATAGAAGCAGCTAGGTCTTTTGGTTCCACTAAGAGTCAGATGCTTTATAAAGTACAAATTCCCATAGCGTTACCTACAATATTGGCGGGAGTAAATCAAACAATAATGCTTTCTCTTTCAATGGTTGTTATTTCAGCCATGATAGGGGCAGGTGGACTTGGAAGGGAAGTTTATAATGGTATAACTCAGATGGAAATAGGCAGTGGCTTTGAAAGTGGTATTGCTGTTGTAATTCTGGCAATGGTATTAGATAGAATAACTCAATCATTAGGCCATAAAAAGAAATAA
- a CDS encoding DMT family transporter, protein MTLGLVALLWGTSYAIIKDILSDIRPFTLMSLRFGISTIFLCVIFPTKLKSIRKKDMLHGSIIGIFLFLAFLNLVTGIFYTTASKQSFLVGAYVLIVPFLGWIVYKKPPNIHSVFGAVLAVLGIGLLTLNGSFYINKGDLISILCSLSFACHMIAIEYFNKDSDPIVSTIIQFLVTSILFIILTGIFESFTIHLSPKVLKSIAYLTIFTTVIPFVVQNIAQKYISSTSTALILTLESAFGGIFAVILLNEILSFQMLIGCVLIFAGIVIQTTKLAFLKKIRVFCKN, encoded by the coding sequence ATAACTTTAGGCTTAGTAGCTTTACTTTGGGGAACAAGCTATGCAATTATAAAGGATATACTAAGTGATATAAGACCATTTACATTAATGAGTTTAAGATTTGGTATTTCTACAATTTTTTTATGTGTCATATTTCCAACCAAACTGAAAAGCATAAGAAAAAAAGACATGTTACATGGGAGTATAATTGGTATATTTCTTTTTTTAGCATTTTTGAATTTAGTTACAGGCATATTTTACACTACTGCATCAAAACAATCCTTTTTGGTGGGAGCCTATGTACTTATAGTTCCTTTTTTAGGATGGATAGTATATAAAAAACCACCAAATATTCACTCCGTTTTTGGTGCAGTACTTGCAGTATTGGGCATAGGATTACTTACATTGAACGGCTCTTTTTATATTAATAAAGGAGACTTGATCTCCATATTGTGTTCACTCTCCTTTGCCTGTCATATGATTGCCATTGAGTATTTCAACAAAGATTCAGATCCAATTGTATCAACTATAATACAGTTTTTAGTTACCTCCATTTTATTTATTATACTTACAGGAATTTTTGAATCTTTTACCATACACTTAAGTCCAAAGGTATTAAAATCAATAGCTTATTTAACAATCTTTACAACAGTAATACCTTTTGTAGTTCAAAATATTGCCCAAAAGTATATATCCTCTACAAGTACCGCCCTTATATTAACTCTAGAATCAGCATTTGGAGGAATATTTGCAGTAATTCTTTTAAATGAAATTTTAAGTTTTCAGATGTTAATAGGATGCGTTCTTATTTTTGCTGGAATTGTTATACAAACTACTAAATTAGCTTTTCTTAAAAAGATAAGAGTCTTTTGTAAAAACTAG
- a CDS encoding glycine betaine/L-proline ABC transporter ATP-binding protein produces the protein MSQIEVKNVYKIFGKNPKRVIPLLEKGMTKNEIHNRTGNAVGVNNVSFQVNKGEFFVIMGLSGSGKSTLIRCLNRLIDATSGMILIDGEDILKCSEDELREIRRKKIAMVFQNFALFPHRTICSNVEYGLEIQGIDLKVRKEKAYKALELVGLKGYEENMPDELSGGMKQRVGLARALATDAGILLMDEAFSALDPLIRKEMQEEMLQLQSRMHKTVIFITHDLDEALRLGDRIAIMKDGSIEQIGTSENILTHPANKYVKRFVQDVDRTKIITASAIMEKSKAIILSKDGPKSAARLMKDEGISSIYVTDKYRKLKGIVRIDDTIELVEQGVSNIESILITEVPTTLPDTSISDLLSVAKDAIYPIAVVDEDHIMLGIIKRSTIIAGIAREED, from the coding sequence ATGTCGCAAATAGAAGTAAAAAATGTATATAAGATTTTCGGAAAAAATCCTAAGAGGGTAATTCCACTTTTAGAAAAAGGAATGACAAAAAATGAAATACATAATAGGACAGGAAATGCTGTAGGAGTAAACAATGTTAGTTTTCAAGTAAACAAAGGTGAATTTTTTGTAATTATGGGTCTATCAGGAAGTGGTAAGTCTACTTTAATAAGATGCCTGAATAGATTAATAGATGCGACAAGTGGCATGATATTAATTGATGGAGAAGATATATTAAAGTGCAGTGAAGATGAACTTCGTGAAATCAGGCGAAAAAAAATAGCCATGGTATTTCAAAATTTTGCTCTTTTTCCCCACAGAACCATATGCAGTAATGTAGAATATGGATTAGAAATACAGGGAATTGACTTAAAAGTAAGAAAAGAGAAGGCATATAAGGCTTTAGAATTGGTGGGGCTAAAAGGATATGAGGAAAATATGCCTGATGAATTGAGTGGAGGTATGAAACAGAGAGTTGGACTTGCTAGAGCTTTAGCAACAGATGCAGGTATACTGTTAATGGATGAAGCATTTAGTGCATTAGATCCGTTGATACGCAAAGAGATGCAAGAAGAGATGCTGCAGTTGCAATCAAGAATGCATAAAACTGTGATATTTATAACTCATGATTTGGATGAGGCACTAAGATTAGGTGATAGAATTGCTATAATGAAAGACGGAAGTATAGAGCAAATTGGTACATCAGAAAATATATTGACCCATCCTGCTAACAAGTATGTAAAGAGGTTTGTACAGGATGTGGATAGGACCAAAATAATCACTGCGTCGGCTATAATGGAAAAATCCAAGGCAATTATTCTTTCTAAGGATGGCCCTAAATCAGCAGCAAGACTTATGAAAGATGAAGGCATATCCAGTATTTATGTAACAGATAAGTATAGAAAATTAAAAGGAATAGTACGAATAGACGATACCATAGAACTGGTAGAGCAGGGAGTTTCTAATATAGAAAGTATACTTATAACTGAAGTTCCCACAACATTACCAGATACGTCCATATCGGATCTATTGTCTGTTGCAAAAGATGCAATATATCCAATAGCAGTGGTAGACGAAGACCACATCATGTTGGGAATTATAAAAAGGTCTACTATTATAGCGGGAATAGCAAGAGAGGAGGACTGA
- a CDS encoding ACT domain-containing protein, translated as MKAFITVIGKDKTGIIYNVTSVLYENNINILDINQTLIKDYFTMVMFVDLSQMKITFSNLKTALEDKAEKIDVVIKIQREDIFTSMHEI; from the coding sequence ATGAAAGCATTCATAACTGTAATTGGCAAGGATAAAACAGGTATTATTTATAATGTAACCTCTGTTTTATATGAAAATAATATAAATATTTTAGACATAAACCAAACTCTCATAAAAGATTACTTCACTATGGTAATGTTTGTAGATCTATCACAAATGAAGATAACTTTTAGTAATTTAAAAACTGCCCTTGAAGATAAGGCAGAAAAAATTGATGTGGTTATCAAAATTCAACGAGAAGATATATTTACTTCCATGCATGAAATTTAA
- a CDS encoding glycine betaine ABC transporter substrate-binding protein: MNKKLKKLVVSAFSIILIIGALSGCGNTTGDANDKESKRTVKLVYVNWAEGIAMTNLVSAILQDKMGYKVDMKQGDVGMVFTSLSSGDMDVFLDGWLPVTHKDYMDKYKGKLDNLGVNFENAKIGLVVPSYMNINSIEELNGIKDELGGKIVGIDAGAGIMKATNKAIKEYNLNYELLEGSGATMTAMLKKAEDKKEPIVVTGWKPHWKFATWDLKFLDDPKGVFGETENIYTITRTGFEKDMPEVAQFLKNFKMNDQQLGSLMGDIKDNASKDPIDVAREWMKNNEELVNSWVPKSE; this comes from the coding sequence ATGAACAAAAAATTAAAAAAACTTGTTGTATCAGCTTTTTCAATTATATTAATTATAGGTGCATTATCTGGTTGTGGTAATACTACAGGTGATGCCAATGATAAGGAATCAAAAAGAACGGTTAAATTAGTATATGTGAACTGGGCGGAAGGAATTGCCATGACAAATCTGGTAAGTGCCATATTACAGGATAAAATGGGATATAAAGTTGACATGAAACAAGGGGATGTTGGAATGGTATTTACTTCTCTGTCTAGTGGTGACATGGATGTATTTTTAGATGGATGGCTTCCGGTTACCCACAAGGATTATATGGACAAGTATAAAGGAAAATTGGATAATCTAGGTGTTAATTTTGAGAACGCAAAAATCGGATTGGTTGTTCCAAGCTATATGAACATAAATAGTATTGAAGAATTAAATGGCATTAAAGACGAATTAGGTGGTAAAATAGTGGGAATAGATGCAGGTGCAGGTATAATGAAAGCCACTAATAAAGCCATAAAAGAATATAACTTAAACTATGAACTTCTTGAAGGTAGTGGAGCCACCATGACTGCTATGCTGAAGAAGGCAGAAGATAAAAAAGAACCTATTGTGGTTACAGGATGGAAGCCTCACTGGAAATTTGCCACTTGGGATCTTAAATTTCTTGATGATCCTAAAGGAGTGTTTGGTGAAACAGAAAATATTTATACTATAACCAGAACTGGATTTGAAAAAGATATGCCAGAAGTTGCACAATTTCTAAAGAACTTCAAAATGAACGATCAGCAGCTAGGAAGTTTAATGGGAGATATCAAAGACAATGCTAGTAAAGATCCTATAGATGTTGCAAGAGAATGGATGAAAAATAATGAAGAATTGGTTAATAGCTGGGTGCCAAAAAGTGAATAG
- a CDS encoding dimethylarginine dimethylaminohydrolase family protein, with protein MGNCFVKNSTGVLKKVLLCPADYIKLYSINVISEEWIRKGIKLNIERCIKEHEELIQAYKENGIEVVLMEPDVKLTNEVFARDFGACIREGYILGNFKEVIRKGETEAYSNKMKELGIPCVAKVSEGFFEGGDFWFLDHSTLAIGVIDRTNETAIREIKQQLNKFEYNIIPVKCEEDNLHLDMCFNIVEEKLAVVCREALPDSFIKMLEQKGFSLIDISQRDVFKHYGNLQSLGNGRVISLKSNKEVNEQLKSYGINVIDLDISEILKSGGGPHCMTFPLHRV; from the coding sequence ATGGGTAATTGTTTTGTAAAAAATTCAACGGGTGTTTTAAAGAAAGTATTACTTTGCCCAGCTGATTATATAAAGCTTTACTCTATTAATGTTATATCTGAAGAGTGGATTAGAAAAGGTATTAAACTAAATATAGAGCGTTGTATTAAGGAACATGAAGAATTAATACAGGCATATAAGGAAAATGGTATAGAAGTAGTTTTAATGGAACCGGATGTAAAACTCACCAATGAAGTGTTTGCAAGAGATTTTGGCGCATGTATAAGGGAAGGATATATTTTAGGAAATTTTAAGGAAGTAATTAGAAAGGGAGAAACAGAAGCTTATAGCAATAAGATGAAAGAGCTGGGCATTCCATGTGTTGCCAAAGTTTCCGAAGGTTTTTTTGAAGGCGGAGATTTTTGGTTTTTGGATCACAGTACATTAGCTATAGGAGTTATTGACAGAACTAATGAAACTGCCATAAGAGAGATTAAACAGCAGCTTAATAAATTTGAATATAATATAATTCCCGTAAAGTGTGAAGAGGATAATTTACATTTAGACATGTGTTTTAATATTGTAGAAGAAAAGCTAGCAGTAGTGTGTAGGGAAGCTCTACCTGACAGCTTCATTAAAATGTTGGAACAAAAAGGATTTTCTTTAATTGATATTTCACAGAGGGATGTTTTTAAACATTATGGAAATCTTCAATCTTTAGGTAATGGGAGAGTAATATCACTTAAATCAAATAAAGAAGTGAATGAACAATTAAAATCTTATGGAATTAATGTAATAGATCTGGATATAAGTGAAATACTTAAAAGTGGAGGGGGGCCGCACTGTATGACATTTCCACTTCATAGAGTGTAA